Proteins from a genomic interval of Paenibacillus sp. FSL R5-0623:
- the iolG gene encoding inositol 2-dehydrogenase produces the protein MGKDKVRIGIIGAGRIGKIHADNLLRNPHAEIVGISDLFAGPELEAWASSRGIPVVTTDSSELISMPNVDAVLICSSTDTHVPLIEQAAQAGKHIFCEKPVSMDLAQTQAAVAAVQKAGVKLQIGFNRRFDHNFRRIRAHVQDGTIGDPHIIKITSRDPSPPPAEYIRVSGGIFMDMMIHDFDMARYLSGSEVEEVYAQGNVLINPVFAEHGDVDTAIVTMTFANGAIGVIDNSRQAVYGYDQRVEVFGSMGSAAAANDHPNTAEISTAAGLMRDKPLHFFLERYNEAYVQETALFIDAILHDTPVIVDGHDAVQAERIALAAKLSMERGRPVKLSEVPGMSLESQTATP, from the coding sequence ATGGGCAAGGACAAAGTAAGAATTGGCATCATCGGTGCGGGACGGATCGGCAAAATTCATGCAGACAATCTCCTGCGCAACCCGCATGCGGAGATTGTGGGAATCAGTGACTTGTTCGCGGGTCCTGAATTGGAGGCTTGGGCCTCCAGTCGTGGCATCCCTGTTGTAACGACGGACAGCAGTGAGTTGATCTCGATGCCTAATGTAGACGCGGTGCTGATCTGTTCTTCAACCGATACACATGTGCCGCTGATCGAACAGGCCGCTCAGGCGGGCAAACATATCTTCTGCGAGAAGCCGGTCAGCATGGATCTGGCACAGACCCAAGCGGCTGTAGCGGCAGTTCAGAAGGCTGGCGTGAAGCTGCAAATTGGATTTAACCGCCGCTTCGATCACAACTTCAGACGGATACGTGCACATGTGCAGGATGGTACGATTGGTGATCCGCATATTATCAAAATTACTTCTCGCGACCCGAGTCCACCGCCTGCGGAGTATATCCGGGTATCTGGCGGAATCTTCATGGACATGATGATCCACGATTTTGACATGGCACGGTATCTGTCCGGGAGTGAAGTGGAAGAAGTGTACGCTCAGGGCAACGTGCTGATCAATCCGGTTTTTGCGGAACATGGTGACGTGGATACAGCGATTGTAACGATGACGTTTGCCAATGGAGCGATTGGTGTCATTGATAACAGTCGTCAGGCTGTATACGGGTATGACCAGCGTGTTGAAGTGTTTGGCTCGATGGGCAGCGCCGCAGCGGCGAATGATCATCCGAATACGGCTGAGATCAGTACAGCGGCCGGGCTCATGCGCGACAAACCGTTACACTTTTTCCTGGAACGCTACAATGAAGCGTATGTGCAGGAGACAGCCCTCTTTATTGATGCAATCCTCCATGATACACCGGTTATCGTAGATGGCCACGATGCAGTACAGGCTGAACGAATTGCGCTGGCAGCAAAACTGTCCATGGAGCGGGGAAGACCTGTGAAGCTGAGTGAAGTTCCTGGGATGTCATTGGAATCGCAAACGGCAACGCCATAG
- the iolB gene encoding 5-deoxy-glucuronate isomerase: MSERIVKPVVNPEGDGTLINVTPESAGWEYVGFQVAKLAEGETLTRESGDQELCVVLLSGFANVSTREHTWDNIGKRMSVFEKIPPYSVYVSTSDQVQITARTELEIAICVAPGKGTYPARLIAPEDVGVEARGYGNLERQIHNILPEQKEADSLLVVEVFTPDGHWSSYPPHKHDRDALPDESLLEETYYFRVQPEQGFAIQRIYTDDRSVDETLAVKNGEVVLVPDGYHPVGAPPGYEVYYLNVMAGPTRTWKFHNDPDHEWLMKK; the protein is encoded by the coding sequence ATGTCAGAACGTATTGTGAAACCCGTGGTCAACCCCGAGGGAGACGGTACACTTATAAACGTAACACCGGAGTCTGCTGGGTGGGAATATGTTGGCTTTCAGGTAGCGAAGCTGGCAGAGGGGGAGACACTAACCCGTGAGAGCGGTGATCAGGAACTCTGTGTGGTGCTCCTCAGCGGTTTCGCCAATGTAAGTACCCGGGAGCACACATGGGATAATATCGGAAAAAGAATGAGTGTTTTCGAGAAAATCCCGCCGTATTCAGTCTACGTCTCAACTTCCGATCAAGTGCAGATCACAGCACGTACCGAACTGGAAATTGCTATATGTGTTGCACCCGGTAAAGGCACGTATCCAGCTCGTCTCATTGCACCCGAAGATGTAGGGGTAGAGGCGAGAGGGTATGGCAATCTGGAACGCCAGATTCACAACATTTTGCCAGAACAGAAGGAAGCAGACAGTTTGCTCGTTGTTGAGGTGTTTACACCAGATGGGCATTGGTCCAGTTACCCGCCACATAAGCATGATCGGGATGCACTCCCGGATGAATCTTTGCTGGAAGAAACGTATTATTTCCGTGTACAGCCTGAGCAGGGATTTGCCATTCAGCGCATATACACGGACGATCGCTCTGTGGATGAGACACTTGCAGTGAAGAACGGTGAAGTGGTGCTTGTTCCGGACGGATATCATCCGGTAGGCGCTCCTCCGGGGTATGAGGTCTACTATCTGAACGTGATGGCTGGACCAACCCGGACCTGGAAATTCCATAATGACCCTGACCATGAGTGGTTGATGAAAAAGTAA